From the Saccharomonospora marina XMU15 genome, the window CGAACGCTGTTCGGGCCGAGGTCGACATGGAAGACGCCTCCGTGCGCCGTGCATTGGAACTCGACCCGGCCATGGCAAGGCGAATCTCGATGGGGTTGTTGAATGCGATCCCTGCTGTGGGCGAGCTCAAGGCACCCACAGTGCCGGGAGCCGGTGAGACGCCTGACGGATTCGACGTCGACGGCCTGCCTGTCGGGGCAGTCTTCGCCATAGAACGTAGTAACAGCACTGAGTACTACGTGATTACTCGGTCGGGTACTCAACCGGTCACGCAGGCCGTTGCCGACATGATCCGGTTCAGTAACACCCAAGGCGGAGGCGAATCCGTCGAGCGAGTCAGCCCGGACGTACTGACGAACGCCCCCAGCGTTGGCAGGAACGACCCCGCCTACCTCGACGTCGACTACTACCCGCCGTCGGTGCCGACCGTGCTTGACCCCTTGAAGTTCCCAGTCGGCTGCCTTGGCTGGAGTGTCAAAGGCACGGGTCCCCAGCGGGACGCCTACACCGCCGTCTACGTCGGCGCCGAGTTGCCAGGACCCAAGGACGCCCAAGGCAAGCCGCAACTGATCGACATCGGATCTCCGAGTCCTGACAACTGGAAGATCGACAGCTTCTACATGCGACCCGGGTTCGCGGCCGCGGTTCGGTCGGCGACGACCAAGGACACCTTCGGCAGGGGCAATATCCAGCTGATCTCCGATCGCGGAATGCGCTACGGCATCCCGAGTACCGAAATCGCCTCCGGGCTGGGGTTGAACAGGCTCGACCCCGCTCCCGAGTCCATTATCAAGTTGCTTCCCGTGGGTGCTTCACTGAATACCCAAGACGTCATGCGTACCTTCGACGCGGTGCCGGTGGACCCGGACGCCGGGTCCTTCGAGGAGCAAGGTGCGGCCGGGGCTGCAGGTGGAAACTGAAACCACCTGCCGTAGGCCGACTACGGCAGGACTGTGGTCGGCGGGTCTTGGGGTAGCCCGGTCAGCTCGACCCGGCCGATCCACGGGAGCAGAAGACTAGTTCACGCAGCTGGCCAGGTGAGCCGGTGCGTGTTGGTTGCGCGTTTAGCGGGCAAACCGTTCGCCTTGCGGCGTCGCTCACCTGCAGGCTGGGTGCTTTGACCCCCATGGTGGTCGCCCGCCTACCGCGGTTTGCCCGCTAAACGTTGTTCTCCACCTGCAGGTGGGCCAAGCAACCTGATTGTCGAGATGCAGCTGCAGCTGCGTTGTGAGGGTGCCGGCGCTGGGCAGGGTTGCGCAAAGACAAGCCGACTCTCCGGATCATCGGCAGGCCGTCGAAAGCGCGGTTAGCCCGCTAAACGCGCTTCCGGCTGTCCTCGGGGCGGGTTTGTGCGGTGCGGTTGCGGCGGATGGTGTGTACCACGAAGAGAGTGATGATCAACGCCATCAGCGCACCGCCGGAGCCCGCCAATGCCACGACCATCGGGGTCCAGTCGCGGTTGTCGGTCATCGGCAGGTCCGAAGGAAGCGCCTCTGCCCTCGCAGGTTCGATGCCCTCTTCGGAAGGCACCGTCGCCGTCAACGCCGCCATCGGGTCGATGATCCCGTAACCAATGAAGTTGTCCCGACCACCCGATGCGGCCGGATGCTGCGCCGTGTACGCGATCCGGTACATCACCTGGCGAGCCGTCAGGTCCGGGTACTTCGCACGCACCAACGCGGCCACACCCGATACATATGGTGCCGCGAAGCTGGTGCCCTGGATCTGCTGTGGCTCGCCGTTCTCGATGGTGAGATTCGCCAGCCCCCCAGAGCCGACGGCCGGGTCAAGGGAGGTGATGCCGGTTCCCGGTGCGGCGACTGTCACCCATGGTCCGTGGACGCTGAAGTCGGCCACACTGCCGGTTTCGTCGATGGCCGCCACCGAAAGGACGTCCTCGGCGAACCAGGGAGGCGTCACGATCGTCTTCGGCTTGCCGGGGTCTCGCTGATCGTTCTGGGGGCAGTTCTCGCCGGTGTTGCCTGCGGCCGCTACCACGACGACGTCGTTGTCCACGGCATACCGCACAGCGGCCTGGAGCTTGCGTTCCCCCTCGCCGATGTTGCCGTCGGCGGGCCTGCAGTTGTTGATCGAGATATTGATGACATCGGCGTTCTCGTCGGTGGCGCGGACGACAGCCTGCGCGAGAGTGTCCAGTGTGCCCGCCGCGTCCTCTTCTTCCTGCGTACGGCCACCGTTCTGCGCCGGGGCTGTGTCAGTGGGGTCGGTGGGCGAGCGCAGTGCGTTCGGTTGGCCTTCACCACCTGTGTCGCCGCCGCTGCCGGGGTCGTTGCCGTCCTCACCGCCTGCGTTGTCGTTGCCGCCGCTGGACTGCGACGCCGAGTCGTCGACAGAGTAGTTCTGACTGGACTGGCGGATCGAGAGGATCTGAACTTCTGGGGCGACACCGTTGAACCCGATGTCGGGTGTGGTGTTGGCCGCGATGATGCCCGCGACCTCGGTGCCGTGCCCGTCGCAATCCTCCAGGCCGGGACCGCTGGCGGTGTCGGCCACATAGTCCTCGACGCCCTGCACCCTGCCGTTGAAGAACGGGTGGTTGGTGATCCCGGTATCGATCACCGCGACACGAACAGGTTCGCCTCCCGGGTACCTTCCAACGGAACCGACCGTGGAACGCATCAGGTCGTGCACCTCGTTGATGCGCAGGTACTGCTGTCCCCAAGGGGTTTCCCGTGGGATGACGTCGCGACCCAGGTCGCGTTCCACACACCCGACCTGCTTGACGTAGGGCTTGTCCGGTCGGCCGGTGTCGGTGGGCGGTGCGGTGTTGCCCAGCGGCGGCGGCGTCGCGTAATAGCCCTCGCCGTCGGGCGGGGAATCCTGTGCCATGGCAGGGACGGGTGACAGTCCGGGGCACACCGTGCCGATCGCAACGGTCAGCGCCAGCGCGGATGCGCGCCTCAGCGGCCAAGCCCTACGCACGCGACCCCCTATTACCTCGGTGAGCGGAAAGCGGCGGGTCAGCCGCCGATGTCGAGATGGCGCAGCGTCGAGTACAGTCCCATGACCGCCAGCGCCAGTGGCAGGACCGCCGCGATGCACACAGCCTCGATGATCTCGACGGTGCGCCGCATCGGTGGGGAGAAACGCTGGTTCGGGAAGACCACTCCCAGCACGAGTGCGGCTGCGGCCATCAACACCAGCGACCCGAACACCCAGATGATGCGGCCTGTCGCGTCCTCGGTCCACATCCAGCCGAGCAGGATGCCCGCGGCCGAAACCATGCCTGTCGTCAGTAGGGCAACCGCCTGGCTGCCGTTGGCATAGGTGCGGGCGCGCAGCAACAGGACCATCGTGGCGATCACCGCGGTGAGGATGCCGTAGATGTCCGACGACGAAGCCGTGATGATGGCGGCGACCGCTGTCACCGAACCACACCCGATGAGCAGGCCGGTCATGTACTTGTGCGCGATGCTGGTCCTGCGCTCGATCGAGGAGTAGTCCGGGTAGCCGGAATCCTCTTTGAGTTCCTCGGCGGTTCCCGGCACGTGCGGCAACGGCAGCTTGGACAGCCAGATGGTTGCCCTTGGCAACATGGAGATGCCCGCGAGAGCCACGGCGGCGGTACCCGCGGCGATGCCGGGCGCGGGGTGAGCGATCAGTGTCGCGACAAGGAAGGCGAGCAATCCGAAAACGCCCGCCGTCGCCGCGGCGATGAAGGTGGTGATCCCAGCACCGATGACCAGGATGCATACCGCGGCCACCACAACGACCAGTGCGCTGGCCAGCAGCAGGTTCGCGCGCACGGACGACGCTGCCGGCACGATGTAGAACCCGCTGACGAACGCCAGTGGCAGCCCACCGGCAGCAGCGATCACCACGCCGGTCGCTTCCGCTTCGTAAGCCTTCACCAGGGTCGCGCCCACGGCCACACAGGCGATCGCACCAATACCGCCCGCGATCGCCGTCGCGATGCCGTTGCCGCCGAACAGCGGGCCGCTGAAGAAGAGCGCGATCGCGGCGGTGAGCAGTGCCAGCGTGCCGGCGATGTGGCCGATGCGCTGCGCGGTTTCCTTGGTCCAAGGCCGGAAGCTGTCGGGCTGTGCTTCGGCTATGGCGTCGACGACGTCGTCGTAGAGCGGCGGCGGCGGGTTCTCGTTGCGCTTGCGTAGCTGGAGTAGTTCGCCGTCGACGATGCCGAGGGAGGCGAGTGTCCGGCTGGGGTCGAGCGGTCCGTCGCCGAGCTTGGCCAGCGCCCAGCCGCCGTGTCTGGCGCCTCCGTCGGGGCTGACTTCTTTGGCCATCTCCAGCAGCATGGGCATCAGGTCGGCAACCGCGATGTCCGCGGGCAGCGCGACATCGATACGGGTACGCGGCGCCACCACCGTCACCCTGCTGAAAACCGTCGTGCCCGTTGCCACCTGTTCGCCCCCTACCTGGAGATATCGACGCGGTACTTATACCGCGTCGCGGGTAACTGGCCGCCGAGGGCGGTCACGTTCGGCGAACCAGCCCCACGATGTCGTATTGCCGCCCTAGTATTAACGCACCTTGGTCATGCGTGGGGGCACTTCCGGTGAATGTATCGGTCCGTGCGCCTGCCGGGCCGACGTCGCCGAGTCGAAGAGGGGTCCTTTCGGTGAGCACGCTGCAGTTCAAGCGGTCGCCACGGCTTGCTGCTCCCCGTCCACCGGGCGGCGAGGTGCATCTCGAGCCGCCGCCCGAGGTGCCGAGGACCATACCCGGCAACATCGTCATGAAGCTGTTGCCGGTCGTGATGGTCGTCGCGATGGTGGGCATGGTCGTCTTCATGTTCACGGCCAACCGCGACATGGCGCGCAGCCCGTTCTTCCTGATGATGCCGCTGATGATGATGATGTCGATGGTCGGCATGTTCGCGGGCGGTGGTCGTGGCGGGCAGCAGAAGAAGGCCGAGATGAACGAGGACCGCAAGGACTACCTGCGGTATCTCGGCCAGATGCGGGACAGGGCCAGGGAGGCGATGGTCGACCAGCGTGCGGCGCTGGAGTGGGTGCACCCGGACCCGGAAACACTGTGGTCGTTGGCGACCACGAGGCGGATGTGGGAGCGGCGGCAGAGCGACCAGGACTTTCTGCACCTGAGGGTCGGCCGCAGCTCGCACCGCCTGGCCACCCGACTGGTACCGCCGCAGACCGGGCCCGTCGACGAGTTGGAGCCGATCGCGACGCTGGCGTTGCGCCGGTTCGTGAGGGCACACTCGATCGTGCCCGACCTGCCGACACAGATCACCCTTCGGGGTTTCGCGGCCGTCGGAATGCAGGGCGACAAGAAGCTCACCCGCAGTTTGACCCGCGCGTTGCTCGCGCAACTTGTCACCTTCCACAGCCCCGACGACGTGCTGATCGGGATCGCGACGGCGGGGCGCGCGAAGGAACACTGGGAGTGGGCCAAATGGCTGCCTCATGTGCAGCACCCGACGTTGTCGGACGGCATCGGCCAGCTCCGGATGATGAGCGGTTCGCTCGCGCATATCGAGCAGTGGCTCGACGACGAACTGCGCGACCGCCAGCGGTTCTCCCGGAACGCGACGCCGGCACCGGACCAACCACATGTCGTGATCGTCATTGACGACGCCGACGTCACCGGCGAAGAACAGATCCTGCTCGAGGAGGGCCTCGTCGGGGTCACGCTGATCGACCTTTCCGACTCGATCGGCAACCTGGCCGCACGCCGTGGGCTGCGGCTGGTGGTCGAGCAGGAACGGCTGGGTGCCCGAAGCGCGGGTGGTGTCGAGTGGTTCGGACGTCCGGACTGGCTCAGCCTGGCCGAGGCCGAGGCGCTCGCACGGAAGCTCTCGCCTTACCGGATGGGCTCGGCGGCGGCGGACGAGGGTGAGGAGCAGCCGCTGCTGTCCAACCCGTCGTTGCTGGAGCTGCTCGGAATCCCCGGCGACCCGATGACGTTCGACGTTCAGCAGGCGTGGCGGCCGAGGCCGATCAGGGACCGCTACCGGGTGCCGTTCGGCGTCGGAGAGTACGGCCAGCCGGTGGAACTGGACATCAAGGAAGCCGCGATGGAAGGTATGGGCCCACACGGCCTGTGCATTGGTGCCACCGGCTCCGGTAAGTCGGAGTTTCTGCGTACGTTGGTGCTGGGGATGCTCGCCACCCACTCGTCGACGGCGCTCAACTTCGTACTCGTGGACTTCAAGGGCGGGGCCACCTTCCTCGGTCTGGACAAGGCACCCCACGTATCAGCCGTCATCACCAACCTCGCCGACGAGGTCACCCTTGTCGACCGCATGAAGGACGCCCTCGCGGGCGAGATGAATCGGCGGCAGGAGGCGTTGAAGAACGGCGGCAACTTCAAGAACGTGTGGGAGTACGAGAAGGCGCGGGAGAACGGCGCCGATCTCGACCCGCTTCCCGCGTTGTTCATCGTGGTGGACGAGTTCTCCGAACTGCTGTCGGCGAAACCCGACTTCATCGACCTGTTCGTTGCCATCGGCCGTCTCGGTCGGTCACTGCAGATGCACATGCTGCTGGCGTCGCAGCGACTGGAAGAAGGGAAGCTTCGGGGTCTGGATTCGCACCTGTCCTACCGGATCGGGCTCAAGACGTTCTCTGCCGCCGAGTCCCGTGCCGCCATTGGGGTGCCCGACGCCTTCGAACTTCCTTCAGTGCCCGGTGGGGGGTACCTGAAGTACGACACGTCCACGCTGGTCCGATTCAAGGCCTCCTACGTTTCCGGGCCCTACCGGCCCGCAGGCATCAAGGCGGCCGCTCCTGGGGCCAAGGTGGTTCGTGCGGACAAGCGACCACAGCTGTTCGTCCCTGACTTCGTCGAGTTGCCGAAGGTTCCCGAGCAGGAGCCGGAGCCGATCGAGCAGCCGAAGCAGCAGGAGTCCGAGGAGGCAGTCGAGCCCAGCGAACTCGATGTGATCGTCGGCAGGCTGGTGGGGCAGGGGCCGCCTGCCCACGAGGTCTGGCTGCCACCGCTGAACGAGCCGAACTCACTCGACACGTTGTTGCCGAACCTGAACCCGACGGAGGACAGGGGCCTTTCGCCGGTGGGGTTCTTCGGTAACGGGCGGTTGCAGGTGCCGTTGGGGATCGTGGACCGGCCCTACGAGCAGCGGCGTGACCCGTTGTGGGCGGATTTCTCCGGTGGTGCCGGGCACGGAGTGGTGATCGGTGGTCCGCAGTCGGGCAAGTCGACGATGTTGCGGACGCTGGTGATGTCGATGGCGTTGACCCACACGCCGGAGGAGGCGCAGTTCTACTGCATCGACCTCGGTGGTGGCACGCTGGCGGCGCTGAACGGACTGCCCCACGTCGGCGGTGTCGCGGTCGCACGGCGGGAGCCTGACAAGGCGCGGCGGATTGTCGCCGAGCTCATCACGCTGGTGAGCGAGCGGGAGGCCCGGTTCGGCGCGCTGGGCGTGGACTCGATGAACGACTTCCGCAACCGCAAGCGCCGAGGCGAGATCACCGCCGAGCAGGACCCGTTCGGCGACGCGTTCCTGGTGGTCGACGGCTGGCGGGCGCTGCGTGACGACTTTGAGGAGTTGGAGCCGCAGATCACTAAGCTCGCAGTGCAAGGATTGACCTACGGCGTGCACGTGATCATCGCGTCCAACCGCTGGGCGGATATCCGGCCCGCCATCAAGGACATGCTGGGCACGCGGTTCGAGCTGCGGCTGGGCGACCCGAGCGAGTCCGACATCGACAGGCGGGTTGCGGTGAATGTGCCGCCAGGCAGGCCCGGACGCGGTCTCACCAGGGACAAGCTTCACTTCCTCAGTGGGCTGCCGCGCATCGACGGGTCCAGCAGTGACGACGACCTCGGTAGCGGCGTGACGGACGCGGTCGCCAAGATCGCCTCTGCGTGGCAGGGGCGGCGTGCCCCGCAGGTACGCCTGTTGCCGGATCTCTTGCCCTACGAGGAATTGTTGCTGCAGGACCGGCATCGGGACGGCAGGCTGGTGCCGATCGGGGTCAACGAGGACGAGCTGGCGCCGGTGTATCTGGACTTCGATGCCGAGCCGCACTTCCTGGCCTACGCCGACGGCGAGTCGGGCAAGACGAACCTGTTGCGGCAGATCGTGCGCGGCATCACCGAGCGCTACTCCAAGAAGGAAGCGGTGCTGATCCTCATCGACTACCGGCGCACCATGCTCGGCTTCGTCGAGGGTGACCAGCTGCTCGGATACGCGACGTCGGCCAATCAACTGGAGGGCATGATCAAGGAGGTCACGCAGTCGATGGCCAAGCGGCTGCCCGGCCCCGACGTCACCCCGCAGCAGTTGAAGGAACGCTCCTGGTGGTCCGGGCCGGAACTGTTCGTGGTGGTTGACGATTACGACCTGGTGGCCACCTCCACCAGCAACCCGCTGCGCCCGCTGTCGGAGTACCTCGCCCAGGCCAAGGACGTCGGCCTGCACGTGGTGGTCGCCCGCCGCACCGGAGGCGCCGCCCGCACCGGTATGGACCCGATCATCGGAAAGCTGAAGGAACTCGCGATGCCCGGCATCGTGATGAACGGCTCCAAGGACGAGGGCCAGTTGCTGGGAAATGTGAAGGCGAGTCCGATGCCGCCGGGTCGAGGTGTCTTCGTCAGCAGGAAAGCAGGCAAGCAACTGATGCATGTGTCGTGGATCCCGCCCGAGTGACCTTCTGCCCATCGCGGGCGACACGGTGTATCCACCGCGGGCGAGGTCGGAGCCCATCTGACAGAGTGCTTCAGTACGGAATCGCGATTGGTGGGAGCGGCTGGTGACCTTACGGGTGGCGGTGGACTTCGGGACATCGAGCACCTGTGTCGTCGCCTCTGTGAACGGCCGAGAACCGCAGGTCGTGGTGGTTGACGGCCAGCCGCTGTTGCCCTCGGCCGTTTACGCCGCCCAGGACGGCACGCTCTTCGTCGGCCAGGAGGCGGAGCGGCAGGCTGCCGTGGACCCGTCCCGATTCGAACCCACGCCGAAGCGGCGAATCGACGAAGGCGAACTGCTGCTCGGCGACACGGTGCTCAGTGTGGTCGACGTCGTGCATGCCGTGTTGAGGCGGGCGGTGTCGGAGGCTCGCAGGCTCGCGGGAGGCGCCGAAGTAGCGCTGCTGGTCCTGACACACCCCGCTGAGTGGGGGGCCGTGCGTACCCGGCTGTTGAGGCAGGCCGCGGCGCAACTCGCCCGCGAGGTCGCGCTGGTACCTGAGCCGGTGGCGGCTGCGGTCTTTCATGCGGCCACCTTCGCGCCGACAGACGTCAATCAGGACCGCACGGTCGAGTTCAGCGGGAAACCGGGCGATGTGCTCGCGGTACTGGACCTGGGCGGGGGAACGATCGATGTGAGCGTTGTCCGTCGGGTGTCGGGCAACCGCACCGGTGCATTCGAGGTCCTCGCCACCCGTGGTGACCCGAGCTTCGGTGGCGCCGATATCGATCAGGTCCTGCTGGAACACGTTGGTTCTCTGGTGTCGGATGCCGACCCGGACGCGTGGGAGCAATTGGTGACCGGTCGCGAACTCACGGATCGGCGTCGCAGACGGGTGTTGAGGCAGGATGTGCGTGGCGCGAAGGAAACGCTGTCGCGGCACGCCTACACCGATGTGCCGATGCCACCGCCGTTCGCCGATGCTCATGTGACTAGGGAGGACCTGGAGCGGCTCATCGCGACGCGACTCGGGCGTGCCGTCGAGTTGACGAGCGAGACGATCGAAGCCGCAGGGCTTCGGCCCAAGCAGCTGACAGCGATCTTCCTGGTGGGGGGCTCGAGCAGGATACCCATGGTCTCGCGGTTGGTGCACGAACACACCGGGGTGGTACCGACCACCCTGGATCAGCCGGAGACGGTGGTCGCACGTGGTGCGCTGAGAGCCGTACAGGTGATTCCCGACAGGACGGGCATGCTGCCGGGTATGGCTTCGCAGGGCCGGTTCAGTGGGCCGATGCGCGCGCAGGATCGGCGGACCGATGTGGTGGCCAGGCCTGGTTACCCGGCCCGGCAGGGGCGACCACCGACGACCGGCCCGTTGCCTCGTCACCCGCCGCGGGGCCGTCCGATGGTGCCTCCGTCGCCTCCGCAGCTCCATCCGCCTGCGGTCCCGCTCGGACCCGCAAGGAAGCCGCCCTCGCGCCGTCGCCGGGTGTTGCTGTGGGGCATAGCGGTGGCCGCAGTGGTGGCGGTTGCCGCGATCACGACGGTTGTCCTGGTGTCGCGTGGTGACGATCGGGCGGCCGCTGAGGGGCGGACCTTCGCGCAGTACTCGTACAAGTTCGTTGCGCCCGCAGACTGGACGCAGACGGGGGACAACGTCGCTGACCGGCAGGTCGTTGTCAAGCCCCGCGAGGCCCAGACCAGCGAGGACGACGATCTCGTGGTCGTACAGGAGTTCGTCCTGTCCTACGACGGCGGTTCCAACAGAGCACAATTAGCCCGCGAACTGCGCGACCAGGCCGACGACAGGCCGGACGTGTACAGCGACTTCGCCGAACACCATGCCTTCGCCGGTCGCGACGTCATCTACTACACCGAGAACAAGCCGGCGGCGACGGTGAATTGGTATGTGCTCGCACACGGCACAGCGCAGGTCAGCGTGGGGTGCCAGGAAGCCGAGATGCCGCGCCGCGTGCAGCAGGCCTGCGAGCAGATCGTCCGCACGCTCGAGTTCACCAACTGACCGCCGCGGTTCGAGACAACGGTTAGCCCGCTAACTGTGGTCCAGGCGCACTCTCGGTGGGGTCGCTGACCGCAGTTTGCCCGCTAAACGCGATGCCGGTGACTGGCGACGGGTAGGGGTTTCCGAAGTGGAGCGTTCACGCTAGCAACTAGTTGGGGGCTTACCGCGACAGCGAGGAACCTGCCGTGGCAATGTCTGCGTCGTAGGGCCAGT encodes:
- the eccB gene encoding type VII secretion protein EccB — encoded protein: MPSTPTTKSQVQAYRFVLRRMQSALVRKDAVMLHDPMRTHSRATIVGVVLSALAMVGFVIVGFFKPAPKPPDSGIVIGEPSGSVYVVAENPKKLIPTFNLASARLMLMASQHGGEGGQAAAAESGGQPDEPEVVPDDQLKDIPRGRLQGIPNGPELLPAEDQLISTDWAVCDQIDINRDLPSGLARDSAETTTAVFAGLKDLGRELTQNQALLVVAEDGKHHLIYRQGTDENQPNANAVRAEVDMEDASVRRALELDPAMARRISMGLLNAIPAVGELKAPTVPGAGETPDGFDVDGLPVGAVFAIERSNSTEYYVITRSGTQPVTQAVADMIRFSNTQGGGESVERVSPDVLTNAPSVGRNDPAYLDVDYYPPSVPTVLDPLKFPVGCLGWSVKGTGPQRDAYTAVYVGAELPGPKDAQGKPQLIDIGSPSPDNWKIDSFYMRPGFAAAVRSATTKDTFGRGNIQLISDRGMRYGIPSTEIASGLGLNRLDPAPESIIKLLPVGASLNTQDVMRTFDAVPVDPDAGSFEEQGAAGAAGGN
- a CDS encoding S8 family serine peptidase; the protein is MRRAWPLRRASALALTVAIGTVCPGLSPVPAMAQDSPPDGEGYYATPPPLGNTAPPTDTGRPDKPYVKQVGCVERDLGRDVIPRETPWGQQYLRINEVHDLMRSTVGSVGRYPGGEPVRVAVIDTGITNHPFFNGRVQGVEDYVADTASGPGLEDCDGHGTEVAGIIAANTTPDIGFNGVAPEVQILSIRQSSQNYSVDDSASQSSGGNDNAGGEDGNDPGSGGDTGGEGQPNALRSPTDPTDTAPAQNGGRTQEEEDAAGTLDTLAQAVVRATDENADVINISINNCRPADGNIGEGERKLQAAVRYAVDNDVVVVAAAGNTGENCPQNDQRDPGKPKTIVTPPWFAEDVLSVAAIDETGSVADFSVHGPWVTVAAPGTGITSLDPAVGSGGLANLTIENGEPQQIQGTSFAAPYVSGVAALVRAKYPDLTARQVMYRIAYTAQHPAASGGRDNFIGYGIIDPMAALTATVPSEEGIEPARAEALPSDLPMTDNRDWTPMVVALAGSGGALMALIITLFVVHTIRRNRTAQTRPEDSRKRV
- the eccD gene encoding type VII secretion integral membrane protein EccD, giving the protein MATGTTVFSRVTVVAPRTRIDVALPADIAVADLMPMLLEMAKEVSPDGGARHGGWALAKLGDGPLDPSRTLASLGIVDGELLQLRKRNENPPPPLYDDVVDAIAEAQPDSFRPWTKETAQRIGHIAGTLALLTAAIALFFSGPLFGGNGIATAIAGGIGAIACVAVGATLVKAYEAEATGVVIAAAGGLPLAFVSGFYIVPAASSVRANLLLASALVVVVAAVCILVIGAGITTFIAAATAGVFGLLAFLVATLIAHPAPGIAAGTAAVALAGISMLPRATIWLSKLPLPHVPGTAEELKEDSGYPDYSSIERRTSIAHKYMTGLLIGCGSVTAVAAIITASSSDIYGILTAVIATMVLLLRARTYANGSQAVALLTTGMVSAAGILLGWMWTEDATGRIIWVFGSLVLMAAAALVLGVVFPNQRFSPPMRRTVEIIEAVCIAAVLPLALAVMGLYSTLRHLDIGG
- a CDS encoding type VII secretion protein EccC, with product MSTLQFKRSPRLAAPRPPGGEVHLEPPPEVPRTIPGNIVMKLLPVVMVVAMVGMVVFMFTANRDMARSPFFLMMPLMMMMSMVGMFAGGGRGGQQKKAEMNEDRKDYLRYLGQMRDRAREAMVDQRAALEWVHPDPETLWSLATTRRMWERRQSDQDFLHLRVGRSSHRLATRLVPPQTGPVDELEPIATLALRRFVRAHSIVPDLPTQITLRGFAAVGMQGDKKLTRSLTRALLAQLVTFHSPDDVLIGIATAGRAKEHWEWAKWLPHVQHPTLSDGIGQLRMMSGSLAHIEQWLDDELRDRQRFSRNATPAPDQPHVVIVIDDADVTGEEQILLEEGLVGVTLIDLSDSIGNLAARRGLRLVVEQERLGARSAGGVEWFGRPDWLSLAEAEALARKLSPYRMGSAAADEGEEQPLLSNPSLLELLGIPGDPMTFDVQQAWRPRPIRDRYRVPFGVGEYGQPVELDIKEAAMEGMGPHGLCIGATGSGKSEFLRTLVLGMLATHSSTALNFVLVDFKGGATFLGLDKAPHVSAVITNLADEVTLVDRMKDALAGEMNRRQEALKNGGNFKNVWEYEKARENGADLDPLPALFIVVDEFSELLSAKPDFIDLFVAIGRLGRSLQMHMLLASQRLEEGKLRGLDSHLSYRIGLKTFSAAESRAAIGVPDAFELPSVPGGGYLKYDTSTLVRFKASYVSGPYRPAGIKAAAPGAKVVRADKRPQLFVPDFVELPKVPEQEPEPIEQPKQQESEEAVEPSELDVIVGRLVGQGPPAHEVWLPPLNEPNSLDTLLPNLNPTEDRGLSPVGFFGNGRLQVPLGIVDRPYEQRRDPLWADFSGGAGHGVVIGGPQSGKSTMLRTLVMSMALTHTPEEAQFYCIDLGGGTLAALNGLPHVGGVAVARREPDKARRIVAELITLVSEREARFGALGVDSMNDFRNRKRRGEITAEQDPFGDAFLVVDGWRALRDDFEELEPQITKLAVQGLTYGVHVIIASNRWADIRPAIKDMLGTRFELRLGDPSESDIDRRVAVNVPPGRPGRGLTRDKLHFLSGLPRIDGSSSDDDLGSGVTDAVAKIASAWQGRRAPQVRLLPDLLPYEELLLQDRHRDGRLVPIGVNEDELAPVYLDFDAEPHFLAYADGESGKTNLLRQIVRGITERYSKKEAVLILIDYRRTMLGFVEGDQLLGYATSANQLEGMIKEVTQSMAKRLPGPDVTPQQLKERSWWSGPELFVVVDDYDLVATSTSNPLRPLSEYLAQAKDVGLHVVVARRTGGAARTGMDPIIGKLKELAMPGIVMNGSKDEGQLLGNVKASPMPPGRGVFVSRKAGKQLMHVSWIPPE
- a CDS encoding type VII secretion-associated protein; translation: MTLRVAVDFGTSSTCVVASVNGREPQVVVVDGQPLLPSAVYAAQDGTLFVGQEAERQAAVDPSRFEPTPKRRIDEGELLLGDTVLSVVDVVHAVLRRAVSEARRLAGGAEVALLVLTHPAEWGAVRTRLLRQAAAQLAREVALVPEPVAAAVFHAATFAPTDVNQDRTVEFSGKPGDVLAVLDLGGGTIDVSVVRRVSGNRTGAFEVLATRGDPSFGGADIDQVLLEHVGSLVSDADPDAWEQLVTGRELTDRRRRRVLRQDVRGAKETLSRHAYTDVPMPPPFADAHVTREDLERLIATRLGRAVELTSETIEAAGLRPKQLTAIFLVGGSSRIPMVSRLVHEHTGVVPTTLDQPETVVARGALRAVQVIPDRTGMLPGMASQGRFSGPMRAQDRRTDVVARPGYPARQGRPPTTGPLPRHPPRGRPMVPPSPPQLHPPAVPLGPARKPPSRRRRVLLWGIAVAAVVAVAAITTVVLVSRGDDRAAAEGRTFAQYSYKFVAPADWTQTGDNVADRQVVVKPREAQTSEDDDLVVVQEFVLSYDGGSNRAQLARELRDQADDRPDVYSDFAEHHAFAGRDVIYYTENKPAATVNWYVLAHGTAQVSVGCQEAEMPRRVQQACEQIVRTLEFTN